Proteins encoded together in one Quercus lobata isolate SW786 chromosome 3, ValleyOak3.0 Primary Assembly, whole genome shotgun sequence window:
- the LOC115979104 gene encoding TMV resistance protein N-like isoform X1: MEELESCLALGSNDVRFIGIWGMGGIGKTALARVVYYMVSIKFEACSFIEDVREKSERDGLVGLQQKLISNILMETDLKIGDKYDGVIKIRKRLCCKRILLVLDDVDKLDQLKFLVGEHDWFGPGSRIIITTRDEHVLIAHNVKEIYEVNGLNHEHSLLLFLSKAFKNKHVPDDYLELSDHFLDYASGLPLALEVLGSFLVGKSIVEWESALERLKEFPEDTVLQVLKISFNGLRDKVKEIFLHIACFFSHWGEDYVLEILDSLGLYPIIGLKELTNKSLLKIMDEDIVWMHDLLEEMGRDMVRHECLDDPGKRSRLWRYEDIENVLKNNKVRGYLENLSSFPTFLFNKFNI, from the coding sequence ATGGAGGAATTGGAGTCATGTTTAGCTTTAGGGTCAAATGATGTTCGCTTTATAGGGATTTGGGGGATGGGGGGAATAGGCAAGACAGCTCTTGCTAGAGTTGTTTATTATATGGTTTCTATTAAATTTGAAGCTTGTAGTTTTATTGAGGATGTTAGGGAAAAATCTGAAAGAGATGGTTTAGTTGGACTGCAACAGAAACTTATTTCTAATATTTTGATGGAAACAGATTTGAAAATTGGAGATAAGTATGATGGAGTTATCAAGATTAGGAAGAGGTTATGTTGTAAAAGGATTCTTCTTGTCCTTGATGATGTAGATAAATTGGACCAGTTGAAATTCTTAGTTGGGGAGCATGATTGGTTTGGTCCGGGAAGTAGAATTATCATAACAACAAGAGATGAGCATGTGTTGATAGCACATAATGtaaaggaaatatatgaagTTAATGGATTGAATCATGAACATTCTCTTCTACTATTTTTATCAAAAGCGTTTAAAAACAAACATGTCCCAGATGATTATTTAGAGCTGTCTGACCATTTTTTGGACTATGCTAGTGGCCTTCCATTAGCTCTTGAGGTTTTAGGTTCATTTTTGGTTGGAAAAAGTATTGTTGAATGGGAAAGTGCATTAGAGAGGCTCAAAGAATTTCCTGAGGATACTGTTCTCCAAGtacttaaaataagttttaatggACTCCGTGACAAAGTGAAGGAAATATTCCTACATATTGCATGCTTCTTTAGCCATTGGGGGGAAGATTATGTATTAGAAATACTAGATAGCCTTGGCCTTTACCCTATCATTGGATTGAAGGAACTCACTAATAAATCTCTCTTGAAAATTATGGATGAGGATATAGTGTGGATGCATGATTTACTAGAAGAAATGGGTAGAGACATGGTTCGTCATGAGTGCCTTGATGATCCTGGGAAGCGTAGTAGATTGTGGCGTTATGAGGAcattgaaaatgtgttgaaaaataATAAGGTAAGGGGTTATTTAGAGAATTTGAGCTCATTCCCTACCTTCTTGTTCaacaaatttaatatttaa
- the LOC115979106 gene encoding pre-mRNA-splicing factor ATP-dependent RNA helicase DEAH10-like isoform X1, with protein sequence MPSMAQGGLRNFTENPNQLNRKFPNHEAKVDPFSREQKIAQHRKSLTIASELPQFLFNAGFCRDGRTIGITQPRHVTAVTVAKQVAEECDVQLGQRVGYSIRFDDTTSGSTRIKYMTDGLLLREALLDPYLSKYSVIIVDEAH encoded by the exons ATGCCTTCAATGGCGCAAGGAGGTCTCAGAAACTTTACCGAAAACCCTAACCAACTCAACCGCAAGTTCCCCAACCACGAAGCTAAAGTTGACCCCTTTTCcag GGAGCAAAAGATTGCACAACATAGAAAGTCTCTTACAATCGCTTCGG agTTGCCACAGTTTCTATTTAATGCGGGATTTTGTCGGGATGGGAGGACTATTGGGATTACTCAACCTAGACATGTTACGGCTGTGACCGTTGCCAAACAGGTTGCTGAGGAATGTGATGTGCAGTTGGGGCAAAGAGTTGGCTACTCCATTAGATTTGATGATACGACTTCTGGCTCGACTAGGATCAAATACATGACAGATGGGTTGCTATTGAG GGAAGCATTATTGGATCCATATCTCTCTAAGTATTCGGTGATTATTGTTGATGAAGCCCATTAG
- the LOC115979104 gene encoding toll/interleukin-1 receptor-like protein isoform X2: MKNQVLPETFGSGRVGYPLPNRYGHPYTRYKFMGHLYQALIQKGIVTFKDGEKLERGKSISPELMKVIEESKFAIVILSENYASSIWCLDELAKIIHCKNETGMIVLPVFHYVEPSDVRKQMGTFEQTFVKHEEKENKERVEKWKDALTQVGNLAGWYLKEDCSEIENIKDIVGWISSLEV, from the exons ATGAAAAATCAGGTATTACCCGAAACATTTGGATCGGGTAGGGTTGGATATCCATTACCCAATAGGTATGGCCATCCCTACACCCGCTACAAGTTTATGGGTCATCTTTACCAAGCTTTGATCCAGAAAGGCATTGTCACCTTTAAGGATGGTGAAAAACTTGAGAGAGGAAAATCCATTTCACCAGAGCTAATGAAAGTGATAGAAGAATCAAAATTTGCTATAGTCATTCTCTCAGAAAACTATGCATCTTCAATTTGGTGCTTAGATGAACTTGCAAAGATCATTCATTGTAAAAATGAGACAGGAATGATAGTTCTACCTGTTTTTCATTATGTGGAACCATCCGATGTACGAAAACAAATGGGAACTTTTGAGCAGACATTTGTTaaacatgaagaaaaggagaacAAAGAGAGGGTTGAGAAATGGAAAGATGCTTTGACACAAGTGGGCAACCTCGCCGGATGGTATTTAAAGGAAGATTG CTCTGAGATAGAAAACATCAAAGACATTGTGGGATGGATCTCTTCACTTGAAGTATGA
- the LOC115979106 gene encoding pre-mRNA-splicing factor ATP-dependent RNA helicase DEAH10-like isoform X2, with amino-acid sequence MSASLDARGFSEYFGGAKAVHIQGQQFPVDIFYTHYAEPDYLDAALITIFQIHLEEGPGDILVFLTGQEEIESVERLIQERIQQLPEGRQKLLTAPIFLALPSEKQMLSILHLGRGTIQHSC; translated from the exons ATGTCTGCCAGCTTGGATGCACGTGGTTTCTCTGAGTACTTTGGTGGTGCAAAAGCTGTTCATATCCAGGGTCAACAATTTCCTGTGGATATTTTTTACACTCATTATGCTGAGCCAGATTATTTAGATGCAGCCTTAATCACCATATTCCAG ATTCATTTGGAGGAGGGCCCTGGTGACATACTTGTATTTTTGACTGGGCAAGAAGAGATTGAATCTGTTGAAAGACTTATCCAGGAACGAATTCAACAATTACCTGAAGGTAGACAAAAGTTGTTAACTGCTCCCATATTTTTGGCTCTTCCATCAGAAAAGCAGAT GTTGTCAATACTACATCTAGGGAGAGGAACTATCCAACATAGCTGTTGA